GGCAGAATGAGTCCCTTGTCAACCAGCTTGAGCGCCTCCTGCTCATAGCTGTCGAAAAACAAGACCAGCTTGTCAACATTGGCCTCCTCGAAGTTGAAGGCGGAGAACTCCTTTTCAGCCTGGTGATAGATCTGGCCGTAGGTCACCTCCCGGTTCCAGGCAATGTCGTAGACACTGTCCACCCCTTGGAGATACATGGCAATCCGCTCCAGGCCGTAGGTGATCTCCACGGTGATCGGATCCAGGTCCAGGCTGCCGGCCTGCTGAAAATAGGTGAACTGGGTGATCTCCATGCCGTCCAGCCAGACCTCCCAGCCCAACCCCCAGGCGCCCAGGGTCGGGGACTCCCAGTCATCCTCCACAAAACGGATATCATGTTCGAGCAGGTTGAGGCCGAACCGTTTGAGACTCTCCAGGTACAGCTCCTGCACCTCAAGCGGCGACGGTTTGAGCACCACCTGGTATTGATAATAATGCTGGAGCCGGTTGGGATTCTCGCCATAGCGGCCGTCGGTGGGCCGGCGGGAGGGCTGCACATATGCGGCCTTCCAGGGCTCCGGCCCCAGGGACCGGAGCAGGGTTGCCGGATGAAAGGTCCCGGCACCCACCTCCATATCGTAGGGTTGCAGGAGCACACACCCTTTTTCCGCCCAATAGCGGTTCAGCTCCAGAATGATGTCCTGAAAGTACATTGTTTTTTTGTTTATCCTTTTCGTGCGGGCACGTCTTACGGTGTAAGTGAATAGCGGGATTACTGATCTTGACGATCGTTCATGCCCTTATGATCAGTTACCTTGCGGTTGTCTGCTTAAAAAAAATCCTGTACTCTTACCGGATCTCATTTCAGAACTCCTTTATGTACCACAAGGCCCGGTCCGGACAAAATCATTTTTTTATCCTATGGACAAGTTTTCTTGTACAAAAAAACCGTGGTCCACGAAATAGATTTCAAACTCTCACCCCGCGCCTGGAAGGAATACCATGAACCATTCAGACAAACTCCGCCGATATACCAGGGAACTCACCGCCCTGGAACGGATCATGGCCCTGTTGCAATGGGACCAGGAGGTGACCATGCCGGCCCGGGCCGCCAATGACCGGGCCGAACAATTCGCAATCCTAAGCGGAATCATCCATCAAAAGATCATTGCCCCGGAACTGGGCGAACTGCTTGACCGGGCGGCAGAGGCCCCGGACCAGGCCGAGATCGACCGGGCCTTGATTCGCAACGTCGGCCGGGAGCGGGACCGTTCCGGCAAACTCCCTGAATCCTTTGTCCGGGAATTTGCCTCGCTTACCGGCCGGGCACTGCCCGCCTGGGCCGAGTCGCGGAAAGGCGCTGACTTTTCCCTGTTTGCCCCCTTTCTCGAAAAGATAGTGGCCATGTGCCGGCAAAAGGCCGA
This DNA window, taken from Desulfobacterales bacterium, encodes the following:
- the glyQ gene encoding glycine--tRNA ligase subunit alpha; this encodes MYFQDIILELNRYWAEKGCVLLQPYDMEVGAGTFHPATLLRSLGPEPWKAAYVQPSRRPTDGRYGENPNRLQHYYQYQVVLKPSPLEVQELYLESLKRFGLNLLEHDIRFVEDDWESPTLGAWGLGWEVWLDGMEITQFTYFQQAGSLDLDPITVEITYGLERIAMYLQGVDSVYDIAWNREVTYGQIYHQAEKEFSAFNFEEANVDKLVLFFDSYEQEALKLVDKGLILPAYDYCLKCSHTFNLLDARKAISVAERTRYIGRIRNIARKVAVRYTEQRQEMGYPLLKGK